The Salvelinus fontinalis isolate EN_2023a chromosome 34, ASM2944872v1, whole genome shotgun sequence region CAagggttgcttgttgtgagcgctgagggaactttatgcacttggctagatgattctgcatctttgttgcattcttcacatatgatttggcacagtatttgcaaatttACACaccttttccttctacattagctgcagtgaaatgtctccacacatcagatagtgcccgtggcattttcctgtaaagatgagAAAAGCAGTTAGATCAAACAACTCCTTTTtaagatacatttttaaaatgaaacatgtatggtaacaggtgaattaacactcctcagttagcaggctcaagcaagctaaaacccacatggaagaAAAAAATAACTAGCAAAATTTGTTAACAAGTTAaacatgatttaaacacactttgctgtaggctactacttactagttaacaaaaaatcatgtatgtcataaaatatattcaccccacccagtattgtaatgcgaacttaccagaaagcatgtagtccttagctcagacagtgtagtagtgtgggctcaatagcatctcattagtgtgcaagatcttgagaatcagctgtacatgtgatgaaagagtgcactgcacatgtgatggaagaatgcactgtgcatgcagagggttgcaattccattgaattggggatagtttaaccaaaatatgccacaagacctagaattgccttacgTGTAttccacaaaaaaggttcactgttataagctaactttttttgattaatttaagcaaaattcccgggcgtaacttcccatggaaaatttctgggaaaATTTCTGAAATTTACCCGaaggtttccgaccctttgcaaccttaGTTAGGATACAGTAGGCTAAACTATATGCCAGGCTTCTTCTTAACTGGTGAACAAGACTATTAAGCCAAAAACATAATGGTAACCGCAGCCAACACTTTAAAGTATGAACTACCTTCATTGAATTAACTACTTTTATTGAAGCAGAATGGGGTACCTTATATAAACATGAATTTCCCAAGCATTTAGGCCTACAATCATGAGTCTATGGGGATGGATAATGATGGGAGTTATTGGCCACAACCAATAGTACATAATAATGTCGTTTTATATCGAGAGATAGTCCTGTAAAATGAACTGTGTACTTACTGCTATTTGTCTCCATCTGCTGTTGAAGAAGGTCACATACGGACTATTTCTTAATGACAGCCCACTTCAGTGACATGCTCATGCTTTCACGCCCCAGTCTGGCTGTAATTTGAGCGCCAGAGGCAATACGGATTTTGCAGAAACTGGCAGCCACGTCACCGCTACAGGTCTGACCAACTTTCCCAGCCCTTTGCGGACAGTGCTGCAGAGGAATCCCTATGCAGAATATCTATAATAAACGTTTATGAGCATTTGTAGTGATTTCCAAAGAACAAGAGGACATAACATTTGGGAACATTTGAGTTATTTGGGCCTTTTTGGGGGGAGTCTCATTTCACATACGTTATTGTTTCGACTTCGCCTGAAGACTACTTGGAGGCCTCATTCTTACAGATTTTTACCAATATTTCGGCTCTTTCTTTTTGGAATACCAAAACAGCACTATGAATATCTTCCGTCTAGCCGGTGACGTGTCACATCTCGTTGCTATCATCATTCTATTTATGAAGATACGGAGGTCCAAATCCTGTGCTGGTATGTTGACAGTGGGATTATTTGATATGCAGTTGTTTACAGGGAAGTCTTGCTGTTATTGATTTATTGACTTGCTCATTCATATGCCTAATATCTGTTAAACAAACTTGGGGACACATTGCCTGACAACTCAAATTGAATTATCCCGCTGCTCTATGTTCGCTAAATAGGAATACTTCATTTCTGAGAAGAAACTAACATCCGTGGTAGCCAGGCAAGCTGGCACAGGGAAAATGAATGCATATGTCCATCTCAATTGGGAAGTTGACCTCACACTCCTAGTACTGGTCTGCAACGCTCACATCATGTAGCACTCATGGAGCACTCAACAGTTAATTTGTTACTTTGTTGCAACAATGTAACAACGAGCCTCGATTATAATTGGTTACATTACATTGCAATATTTTGTGGTTGACTAGTCCACTTCGACGCACAAGAATGTTACGTGGCAAAGAGTTCAGTCAAACCATATTTGCTTTGGTGGTCGCACCCTGGTCTGCTTTCTACCTCAGAAATCCGCATTGATGATGTTTTGCCATCCCCAGGTCATgaaatgaaattgttgcatatttttaaattacatttgatttaactaggcaagtcaattaagaacaaattcttatttacagtgacagcctaggaacagtgggttaactgccttgttcaggggcagaacgccagattgtttaccttgtcagctcagggattcgatctagcaacctttcagttactggctcaacgctctaaccactaggctacctgcagtgaGATGAATGACTGTTGTGTGTTTCTGCAGGTATTTCTGGGAAGTCTCAGGTGCTTTTTGCGTTAGTCTTCACTACAAGATACTTGGACCTGTTCACTAGCGTAATCTCCATCTACAACACAGTTATGAAGGTGAGGTAGACGATAGTATCATACAAAGAAGCCAACCAATCAATGATTTGTGTTCTAACCTAAACTCCTTCCTGCTGTCTTGTGTGCTCAGGTGGTCTTCCTGGCTTTGGCATATGCCACTGTGTACCTGATCTACATGCGCTTCAGGAGCACCTTCGACTCAGAGAGTGACTCATTCCGTGTTGAGTTCCTGCTTGTGCCTGTGGCTGGGCTTTCCTTCCTGGAAAACTATGCATTTGCCCCACTGGAGGTAAATGTGCCAGGTTCAATACTTACtgaacatacaggtaactgacaaaataaagtaaacaccaacataaagtgtcttaacagggcgttgggccacgagCCGCCAGAACTGCTtaaatgcaccttggcatagattctacaagtgtctggaactctattggagggatgcgacgacattcttccacaataaattcttccatttggtgttttgtcgatggtggtggaaaatgatTCTCAGGCGCCGCTTCAGAATCTCTCATTAGTGTGCAATtgtgttgagatctggtgactgagacacacacaccctttaaacccccctTAGGGAATCCTCTTCTCAAGTCCTTGAGAGCTCCTCTAGCCAtgatagccaaaataatgggcaactgggcatttttatacatgaccctaagcatgaggAGATGGTTTAATAGCAccagctttcaatatactttgtatccctcatttactcaagcatttcctttattttgttagTTACCTATATCATTTAATTAGCTATTCTATCACATCATGGTATAGATAATGTAAATGAGGGGCTACTAATCTACTACTAAACTACATGAGCATGTCAGACCTCATACTTGATGTGTTGGTACATGAGCATGTCAGACCTCATACTTGATGTGTTGGTACATGAGCATGTCAGACCTCATACTTGATGTGTTGGTAGATGAGCATGTCAGACCTCATACTTGATGTGTTGGTACATGAGCATGTCAGACCTCATACTTGATGTGTTGGTAGATGAGCATGTCAGACCTCATACTTGATGTGTTGGTACATGAGCATGTCAGACCTCATACTTGATGTGTTGGTAGATGAGCATGTCAGACCTCATACTTGATGTGTTGGTACATGAGCATGTCAGACCTCATACTTGATGTGTTGGTACATGAGCATGTCAGACCTCATACTTGATGTGTTGGTAGATGAGCATGTCAGACCTCATACTTGCTGTGTTTGTACATGAGCATGTCAGACCTCATACTTGATGTGTTGGTATATGAGCATGTCAGACCTCATACTTGATGTGTTGGTAGATGAGCATGTCAGACCTCATACTTGATGTGTTTGTACATGAGCATGTCAGACCTCATACTTGATGTGTTTGTACATGAGCATGTCAGACCTCATACTTGATGTGTTTGTACATGAGCATGTCAGACCTCATACTTGATGTGTTTGTACATGAGCATGTCAGACCTCATACTTGATGTGTTTGTACATGAGCATGTCAGACCTCATACTTGATGTGTTTGTACATGAGCATGTCAGACCTCATACTTGATGTGTTTGTACATGAGCATGTCAGACCTCATACTTGATGTGTTTGTACATGAGCATGTCAGACCTCATACTTGATTGAATGCATATCTTTGGTGCACAGATCCTGTGGACCTTCTCCATCTACCTGGAGTCAGTGGCCATCTTGCCCCAGCTCTTCATGATCACCAAAACCGGCGAGGCAGAATCCATCACCACCCACTACCTGTTCTTCCTGGGTCTCTACCGAGCCCTGTACCTGGCCAACTGGGTGTGGCGCTACCACACCGAGGGCTTTTTTGACCAGATTGCTGTGGTGTCCGGTGTGGTGCAGACGATTTTCTACTGTGACTTCTTCTACCTTTATATTACCAGGGGTAAGTATGAGCCAGGGAGGGATTTTGACTTTGTATTATATTTCTAGCACATATTTCATCCCATTTACCTTTCCCTCTTTGCCTTTGTCCCTCTCCAGTGCTCAGAGGAAGTGGTAAGATGTCCCTGCCCATGCCCATCTAAAGAGAGTCAGTGCTGTTTTAAGCGACAGTTGAGCAGCACCTCTGAAAGCACCTCTGCCCTCCAATCATACTTATTAATGGACTACAGTCTGCAGTCTcacagtaccccctgtatacccTGGGGGGTATATACTGTACCCAGTGGGCAACCGTCGTGTTGTTGGTacctggtgtgtttgttggtgtgctTTTCCCTCGACTAAAAGGACCAAAGAACGTTGTCCTATGTTTTTGTGGATGAGTGTGTGGAACTGAATGTTAATGGGAATTGAGTAAATTGAATACTGTgggaatttttattttattctttTTTTCATGGAGGCAGATATTGTCCCGCTTGAATTAGTCCAATGGAGTTTGTGCCTTAATTTTACTTTTCTAGTAAATGGCATATTTGAATGTCTTATTACATCAGAATGGTGTAAACATTGTATATATATGAGACATTTGTTCTGCTTTCCTGTCTTTTCACAATTTCTACATATAACAGTGACCAACCTTCAAGGCTTACATTGTTTCACAAAGTAGAGTTCATTGGGAGTCTTGTATTTGGGCTGCTATGGGTGATATTTGCCATCCTTGTCAAGAGTTCTGCTATGTTCTTCCCTTTATGAAAATAAGTCCATGGAGATGCCATACAGAACGCACTGTCATGTATGTAACTCTTATATCTGTTCACTTCTTGACTGAACCAAGATTCTTCTCAAATATGTTGTATGCTGTACTTTGATTTCTTCCAGTCATTTCATTTCCTTTAATATTTATGCATTTCATTAAGCAAAACGAATACACATTTTTGTGATGTCACAGttcaaacaaaatatattttgtatttgacgAGGCATCAACAGTTATTTCTCACTAACTATAGTTCATTCATATCTCAACATTTATTGACAACAGTTTTGGACCAGGATTAcaatggcaaaggcagattaacGCTTCAACAAAATGGAAAGGTACTTACACTAGGTATCTTGGTACTACTAGATTTGTATATGTGTGCCAAACTTTTACAACTGTGGTGCCCATGTTGTAATGATCAACATTTTAATACAAAGAACCTTCATCATTTGTAAATCAGGTCAGTAAAAGGTATATTTACTGGTTCATCAGGTTCTTCGTGTTAatgactttaaattgtttcatCACACCAGGATGTTTACTCCTGCATACTCACACTAGCGATCCACACCattcaaaaccacacacacaagtgATTCACACCACTCAGAACCACACACAAGTGATCCACACCactcagaaccacacacacaagtGATCCACACCactcagaaccacacacacaagtGATCCACACCactcagaaccacacacacaagcGATCCACACCACTCAGAACCACACACAAGTGATCCACACCACTCAAAACCACACACAATTGATTCACACCACTCAGAACCACACACAAGTGATTCACACCATTCAAAAATTCACAGCACACTTTACTTTTCTATTGAGTATTCAATAACCAATGCCTGTTTACTCCCGTGGCACTATGACAGCCTGGACAAATAGAATCACTTCCTCAACTGTCAGGGCTGGCCTTCTATTAAGGATGATGGTTGCAGTTCCATTACAGTGGTATTACACTGCATTTGCATTCTATCAAATCTTATTAACTTTCTGATCATTTACCTCCATGTGTTCGTGCAATAATAGCTTCATCAACTATGACTGACAATGGAAGAATGTGCATCTGCGCTCTTTAGCAAGCCTGCCTTGTGAAGTCATTGTGATGATTTTTCAGGGAACAGAGTTGAGTGATAAATAAGTGTGTAAAACTAATTTGCACTTCAGAGACAGAAAAAATGTACTGGTTATTTAAGACCCTCATCTTCTACCTGATAACCCAGCACCATACAGTGAATAATAGTGGATATTAAAAGTCCCCGTCAGTGTAGGAGAGTTTTGCGGTGTTTGTAAAGCACTTTACTTCCCTCTCTCACAGCTCCTCCCACCACTTTGGCAGCTGATGTGATTGACAGCGGTGTGGTAGCCAAAGCTGCTGCCCTCTCTATCGCCTTAACCTTTTTCACTGCTTTCCCTTTCCCTTTGCTTGTTACTCCAGCTCCCTCTGCCGCCCCCTTCCCCAAGGCAGACACCAGCTCACACCAGAACAACTTCTCTGCCTTCTTTCTGgctgcctcttcctctcttctcctctcctcctcttccctccttctcattCTCTCTGCCTCTGGTCCCTGAGGCTCTGGCCCTGTCTTCACCCCATCCTCATCCTGCTTCAATGGagttatccttctctctcccagaATTCCTTCCTGCACTTCTCTGAtggctctctctgcctcctggtaCATCAGGTTGGTGTAACAGCCACCTCCGTTCTGCGTCACCATCTTGTCTATCTTCTCCAGGAGCTCTGTGACCTGAGTGCAGTCTGTTATCTTGTTGCTGTTGTTAAAGACATGGTAGCCCCCCTGACATCTACTCACAAACTCCTGGAGCTCCTGGCTCTCCTTCAGGAAGTCTTCCATGCTTTTTCCCTGAAGCTGGTCACCCCAGGTGAACAGTACTACTGTGTATCTGAGGGCTCCTGGTCCAAAAGTGGCCTTGACCCACTCCAGGGCATCCCGCTCCTCCTGAGTGAACCTGCCAGGCTGAAGGGTCACCAGGAAGGAGTGGGGGCCAGGGGCGGACAGCACCACACAGCGGCCTGCCTCAGCTGTCACCTCCTGAGGGGAGAGGCGCGTGTCGAAGAACCCTGGGGTGTCGACCACAGTGAGGTTCCTCCCAGCCACAGCTccactctgtctgtcacactgaccAGTTACAGAACATGAAGAGATGTCCACCCGGAATGCCTGCCTCCCTAGGATGGTGTTACCAGAAGAGCTTCTCCCTGCGCCTGTCTTCCCCACCAGTACCATCCTCAGCGCCCCACTGTCAGGCTCCGGTGATGCTTCACATGCTGTGACACAAATTACAGTAATTTATACTGACCTAACCAATCTAAAAGTGTAACCTACCTTGAAATTACTATCTGACATAGGCCTTCTGTTTTCCTATTATCACCCATATAATATGCAGGTCGATTATATTTATAATGGTTGGGGGCTGAGAAATGTAGTTAGCCTACATTACAGATTTCTGAGTGCTGCTGTTCATTTTCGGTGgaagctataaaaaaaaaaaaagctatacAAATGCCATCTTTTTTGATGCGCAATAGAAAATTTACCAGCTAGCAACAACAACAGTAGGCTATTACTGTTTCAATAGTCTCTCACCCAGATTCGAGGCAGCACATTCCAATGACgccatctccactgtcccacacgAGTTAGCCATGGCGAACACGGCTGCAACTATGGATTATCCGTGGAATACCTTAATATGCACTGAAATAAGAGGGTCCTGTCTTCGGTTGCGTTACTTGCGTATATTACCAGCGCTTCCTCATTCTTATGATAGTCTTTTTTATTGAGAAATTAAATATATTTGTATCCATGTCCTTTTTCCTTTCACCCGTTTACATGCGGTATCTACGATGCAATGCTGCAAAGTCAGACCATGATGTCATTGTGATAATGCGCACACGCGACCAGACAATCTGCGCTGATTAACTGACACTGTAAACCTACCTGTGGTCAGTTCTTTGATCTTACACTGTCAATTTGCCATTCATGCTTACCTTTTGATATTCGCATATAGGGTGAATTCGGAAAGTGTGGGACGTCATATAAACTGGAACAGCTTTGTCCTGACGTGTTTATTTCTTGGTCTGACAAAACTATTATTACTAAACTATTATTACTAGGCACTTGCAGAGAAACCAAAATCACATCACTTAATTTATGTGAGATCATAGTGGGGGGCAGAGCAAGCTTCAAACAGGAAGCTCACCCACCCCAAAGCACAAGGTAAGATCAGTGACATAACTGTTTCTGTTTTGATGTTAAGGTTATAAACATGTCATAAATAATTGCACTGTGCCAAACTGTAAATACGCATACTAGTACTTCGCGGGTTGACTCCAGTGGGGGCTGCTgatgggaggatggctcataataacggA contains the following coding sequences:
- the LOC129833220 gene encoding ER lumen protein-retaining receptor 3-like, whose translation is MNIFRLAGDVSHLVAIIILFMKIRRSKSCAGISGKSQVLFALVFTTRYLDLFTSVISIYNTVMKVVFLALAYATVYLIYMRFRSTFDSESDSFRVEFLLVPVAGLSFLENYAFAPLEILWTFSIYLESVAILPQLFMITKTGEAESITTHYLFFLGLYRALYLANWVWRYHTEGFFDQIAVVSGVVQTIFYCDFFYLYITRVLRGSGKMSLPMPI
- the LOC129833219 gene encoding GTPase IMAP family member 7-like yields the protein MANSCGTVEMASLECAASNLACEASPEPDSGALRMVLVGKTGAGRSSSGNTILGRQAFRVDISSCSVTGQCDRQSGAVAGRNLTVVDTPGFFDTRLSPQEVTAEAGRCVVLSAPGPHSFLVTLQPGRFTQEERDALEWVKATFGPGALRYTVVLFTWGDQLQGKSMEDFLKESQELQEFVSRCQGGYHVFNNSNKITDCTQVTELLEKIDKMVTQNGGGCYTNLMYQEAERAIREVQEGILGERRITPLKQDEDGVKTGPEPQGPEAERMRRREEEERRREEEAARKKAEKLFWCELVSALGKGAAEGAGVTSKGKGKAVKKVKAIERAAALATTPLSITSAAKVVGGAVREGSKVLYKHRKTLLH